The Calditerrivibrio sp. genome has a window encoding:
- a CDS encoding LptF/LptG family permease: protein MKRFNKYFLLLLLKNFIISQTFIYFLYMFFMFFTQSKMIARYGASFKDILIYDIIKSPVFLEHTLPISFILSVVFTFIILIRTSEITAYVSIGGNLFSLIRMLFLSSLFISFAMFLLTDFIVPVSQMKSNEYKAKYIEKKEEVKVSSLNNIWFRDGNNFIQIGTVDIINQKIFDVKFIEISQNGEITKVKFIAQGDFLKNNLWEFKNYKEINTSDDPKVTANISKLQIENELFTKILNYSSISLPKELTIQQLKKIIKFYKSKGLDYSKHLRFYYNKFANIFNVIILLITIIPYIVDISRGFSYIKIATNGILVIFSFYILQSTFISLGKSGVLSPFLSNFLTYFIFIFVAIYGYYKKKNLFFYK, encoded by the coding sequence ATGAAAAGGTTTAACAAATATTTCCTCTTATTACTTTTAAAAAATTTTATCATCTCACAAACTTTTATTTACTTTTTATATATGTTTTTTATGTTTTTCACCCAATCAAAGATGATAGCAAGATACGGAGCAAGTTTTAAAGATATCTTAATATACGATATAATAAAATCACCGGTTTTTTTAGAACATACGTTACCAATAAGCTTTATTCTATCAGTAGTTTTTACCTTTATAATTCTCATTAGAACATCGGAAATAACAGCTTATGTTAGTATTGGAGGCAATCTTTTTAGCTTAATTAGAATGCTTTTTTTATCATCACTTTTCATAAGTTTTGCAATGTTTTTATTGACAGACTTTATAGTACCTGTATCCCAGATGAAAAGTAATGAATACAAAGCAAAATATATTGAAAAAAAAGAAGAAGTAAAAGTAAGTTCATTAAACAACATTTGGTTTAGAGATGGAAATAACTTTATTCAAATAGGTACAGTAGATATAATCAATCAAAAGATTTTTGATGTAAAATTTATTGAGATTTCACAAAACGGTGAAATAACTAAAGTCAAGTTTATAGCACAAGGGGACTTCCTGAAAAACAACTTATGGGAGTTCAAAAATTATAAAGAGATAAACACATCAGATGACCCAAAGGTAACAGCAAATATATCTAAACTACAAATAGAAAACGAACTTTTCACAAAGATACTAAACTACTCTTCGATCTCTTTACCAAAAGAGCTTACAATCCAACAGTTGAAAAAGATTATAAAATTTTACAAATCAAAAGGTTTAGATTACTCAAAACATCTGAGATTCTATTATAACAAATTTGCAAATATTTTTAATGTAATCATCCTATTAATTACAATCATACCTTATATTGTTGATATTTCGAGGGGGTTTTCTTATATAAAGATAGCTACAAATGGTATTTTAGTAATATTCTCTTTTTATATACTTCAATCTACTTTTATCTCCTTAGGAAAATCAGGGGTCCTTTCACCTTTTTTGTCAAATTTTTTAACCTATTTTATATTCATATTCGTAGCAATATACGGGTACTATAAAAAGAAAAATCTATTCTTTTATAAATAA
- a CDS encoding DUF1820 family protein yields MKYYKIQFYDAKKEIFTLKAKSVSPTSFLGLIEISEIIYKEESNILITPDDDKTKLEFKNVNKTYIPINLILRIDEIIEDEEKPVLRLVKEKNE; encoded by the coding sequence ATGAAATACTACAAAATACAGTTTTATGACGCAAAAAAAGAGATCTTTACCCTAAAAGCAAAATCTGTATCTCCTACATCTTTTTTGGGTTTAATCGAAATATCAGAGATCATCTACAAAGAAGAATCAAATATTTTAATAACACCTGACGATGATAAAACAAAATTGGAATTTAAAAATGTTAACAAAACCTACATACCTATAAATCTTATTCTAAGAATAGATGAAATAATAGAGGATGAAGAAAAACCTGTATTGAGACTCGTAAAAGAAAAAAATGAATAA
- the pseI gene encoding pseudaminic acid synthase — MRDIRKVFIIAELSANHNQDIRIAKETIYAMKDSGADAVKLQTYTPDTITINCDNEYFQIKNGTLWDGQTLYNLYEHAYTPWEWHYELKELAEKLGLIFFSTPFDKTAVDFLETLNVSIYKIASFEITDIPLIEYVASKGKPVIISTGIATFEDICLAVDTCRKNGCSDITLLKCTSAYPAPLEEANLLTIPDMKSRFGVRVGLSDHTLGISVPIAAVALGAEVVEKHFILDKKLGGPDAVFSLEPTQFSEMVKAIREVEKSLGDVSYEISPKIEKNRVFARSLFAVEDIKKGDLFSESNVRSIRPGYGLHPKYYKELLGKVSKRDIKRGEPITLDDL, encoded by the coding sequence ATGAGAGATATCAGAAAGGTCTTCATAATAGCTGAGCTTTCAGCAAATCATAACCAAGATATTCGGATTGCTAAGGAGACAATCTATGCTATGAAAGATTCGGGGGCTGATGCTGTAAAGTTACAGACTTATACTCCAGATACAATAACAATAAATTGTGACAATGAATATTTTCAAATAAAAAATGGAACTCTTTGGGATGGTCAAACACTTTATAATCTATATGAGCATGCATATACGCCATGGGAATGGCATTATGAGTTAAAAGAGTTAGCGGAAAAGTTGGGTTTGATATTTTTTTCTACCCCTTTTGATAAAACTGCTGTAGATTTTTTAGAAACTTTAAACGTTTCAATTTACAAAATAGCTTCTTTTGAGATTACAGATATACCACTCATAGAATATGTTGCATCAAAAGGTAAACCTGTGATTATTTCCACAGGTATTGCTACTTTTGAAGATATCTGTTTGGCTGTTGATACTTGCAGAAAAAACGGTTGTAGTGATATAACACTTTTAAAATGCACTTCTGCATACCCTGCACCTCTTGAGGAGGCAAATTTGCTAACTATCCCAGATATGAAAAGTCGGTTTGGTGTTAGGGTAGGGCTATCGGATCATACTTTGGGGATATCTGTTCCTATTGCTGCTGTAGCGCTTGGTGCAGAGGTGGTTGAAAAACATTTTATTCTTGATAAAAAGTTGGGGGGGCCTGATGCGGTGTTTTCCCTCGAACCAACACAATTTTCAGAAATGGTAAAGGCTATAAGAGAAGTAGAGAAATCTTTAGGGGATGTAAGTTATGAAATCAGTCCAAAAATTGAAAAAAATAGGGTTTTTGCCCGAAGCCTTTTTGCTGTTGAGGATATAAAGAAAGGTGATCTCTTTTCAGAATCCAATGTTCGTTCAATTAGACCAGGGTATGGTTTACATCCTAAATATTACAAGGAGTTATTAGGTAAGGTATCTAAAAGGGATATAAAACGTGGTGAGCCTATTACATTGGATGATTTGTAA
- a CDS encoding LptF/LptG family permease — translation MNKITKYIFNEIFPIFLLSNMFFIFVLLLDKVIDLTDLIFSKNVPFLLVFETIVFYLPSFLMITIPTSALLSVMTAHNRLSADAEIVVIKSLGVSPFNLFKPTFYFGILATLLAFLTSFYLLPYGNKLAIENLKRTLEYVSLKDIREKEFYKEIPGITIFIEKKLKEDQFQKIIIIDEKGENFIIAKECSAKQEFGAIIFDLYNGSIIQGKSDKYTKIEFKRFYFVFNVQNNLNREIKSERFMFLDELLKKQHENKIYKFELSKRIALPFSTIIMTVLGLNLGIFFHRSNKSINWLISLAIVFFYNLIILASENFLSVLNPYFAPWIANIIFAFVSIIGIKKVLQ, via the coding sequence ATGAATAAAATCACTAAATATATCTTCAATGAAATCTTTCCGATATTTCTACTCTCTAATATGTTTTTTATATTTGTGCTATTGTTGGACAAGGTGATCGACCTTACAGATCTAATTTTTTCTAAGAATGTCCCTTTTTTGCTCGTATTTGAGACAATTGTTTTTTATCTACCATCTTTTCTGATGATCACCATACCTACCTCTGCCTTACTTTCAGTAATGACAGCCCATAATAGATTATCGGCAGATGCCGAAATAGTTGTCATTAAATCCTTAGGGGTAAGCCCCTTTAATCTTTTTAAGCCCACATTTTATTTTGGTATCTTAGCCACACTCTTAGCATTTTTGACATCTTTTTATCTACTCCCCTATGGAAATAAACTTGCTATAGAAAACCTCAAGAGAACTCTGGAATATGTATCATTAAAAGATATAAGAGAAAAAGAATTCTACAAGGAGATTCCAGGCATAACAATATTTATAGAAAAAAAATTAAAAGAGGATCAATTTCAAAAGATAATCATAATAGATGAGAAAGGCGAAAACTTCATCATTGCAAAAGAATGTTCAGCAAAACAGGAGTTCGGTGCAATTATATTCGACCTCTACAACGGTAGCATCATCCAGGGTAAAAGTGACAAATATACAAAAATAGAATTCAAAAGATTTTATTTTGTATTCAATGTACAAAATAATTTAAACAGGGAAATCAAATCAGAGCGATTTATGTTCTTAGACGAACTCTTGAAAAAACAACATGAAAACAAAATCTATAAGTTTGAGCTCTCCAAAAGGATAGCTCTCCCATTTTCTACAATAATTATGACAGTTTTAGGACTAAATCTGGGTATTTTTTTTCACAGGAGCAATAAATCTATAAACTGGTTAATCTCCTTAGCCATCGTATTTTTCTATAATCTTATTATTCTTGCATCTGAAAATTTCTTATCTGTTCTAAACCCATACTTTGCCCCATGGATTGCAAATATAATCTTTGCTTTTGTATCCATAATCGGCATAAAAAAGGTGTTACAATGA
- the pseH gene encoding UDP-4-amino-4,6-dideoxy-N-acetyl-beta-L-altrosamine N-acetyltransferase: MHKRFLDLFSFEGVSFVSFETIEDINKHIAILSLRNDERIRNYMFNDKIISLDEHLNFVEGLRDNYQKMYWAAYDGDLLVGSINLIDIDLKNRRTKLGIYTNPDLKGYGSKLMNTLKWLCFEKIGLNCLRLEVLANNSVAIEFYKKHNFVYEGKLREFILRKGMYIDVFIYSMLREEYERYQKGLHNS; this comes from the coding sequence ATGCATAAGAGGTTTTTAGATTTGTTTAGTTTTGAAGGGGTCAGTTTTGTATCGTTTGAAACTATTGAGGATATTAATAAGCATATTGCAATATTATCGTTGAGAAATGATGAAAGAATAAGAAATTACATGTTCAATGACAAAATTATAAGTTTGGATGAACATTTAAACTTTGTTGAGGGTTTAAGAGATAATTATCAAAAGATGTACTGGGCTGCTTATGATGGTGATTTATTAGTAGGTTCGATAAATCTTATCGATATAGACCTTAAAAATAGAAGGACTAAACTGGGTATTTATACTAATCCGGATTTAAAAGGATACGGAAGTAAGCTGATGAACACTCTTAAATGGTTGTGTTTTGAGAAGATTGGTTTGAACTGTCTGAGACTAGAAGTTTTGGCTAATAATAGTGTAGCGATAGAATTTTATAAGAAGCATAATTTTGTTTATGAAGGTAAATTGAGAGAATTTATTTTAAGAAAAGGTATGTATATCGATGTTTTTATCTACAGTATGTTGAGGGAAGAGTATGAGAGATATCAGAAAGGTCTTCATAATAGCTGA